The window AATGGTGGAGAAAGTTAACGAATTTGATAATATTTATTCTGATATGAATAATGTATCTTCTATTTGTGTTTATCCGAATTTTGTTAAAACAGTAAAAGAAATGTTAAGAACAAATGTAAAAATTACCTCGGTAGCTGGAGGATTTCCTTCGTCTCAAACTTTTATGGAAATAAAAATAGCGGAAATTTCTTTAGCTATCGCAGATGGAGCAGATGAACTAGATGTTGTAATGAATTGCAGTAAATTTTTTGAAAGAAATTTTCAAGAAGTTTATGAAGAAATAGCTGAAATAAAAAATGTATGTGGAGATACTCGATTAAAGATTATTTTGGAAACTGGATTATTGAAAGAATTTTCTGATATTAGGAAAGCTGCTATTTTATCTATGTGTGCAGGAGCAGATTTTATTAAGACTTCTACAGGGAAAATTTATGCAGGGGCAAAACCTGAATCCGTTTATGTAATGTGTGAAGCTATCAAGGAATACTATGAACAATATCATAAAAAAGTAGGATTAAAAGTGTCAGGCGGTATTTGTACAACTCAAGAGGCAGTAAAATATTATACATTGGTGAAGGAAATATTGGGAATGGAATATTTGACACCTGAATATTTTAGAATAGGCTCTAGTAGTTTGTCGGATAATATTTTGCAGATTTTACAAGAAGTAGATTAATGCTATGAAGAAAAGAATAAACTCTTGAAATTCATTTTGGTTTTTCTGATAAAAAATAAAAAACTGGAATGAATGTATGAAAGCGGCTGTCAACAAGCTCTTTCATTCTTGTCAATGATAAGGGCCAAAACATTGTAAGGGGGTGTTGTAATATATTTCACCATATATATCTCCTCTATTTCTGTCCAGAATAATTAAAGTTGTTAAGCGATACAAAATAACTCAGCGCATGTAAGAGATACATGCGTATGACGTAAAAGTCTATTTGTTTTGGCAAACTGGGATCGATGATACCTACTGAAACTACAACCCCTGCTTATTTAATATGACATATTAGAAATGGTCTTATTCTTCTCCTTTTTATTATGTAGAAACAAAAATTATGTAGCATGTAGGTAACTGAACGCCATCTCTTCCATTCTTAGCTAGTTTTATTTCGATTAAACGAAATAGTAATGTGATTTTTTTTTAAAAAATATATTTGGCATGATTTGTATAGTTTATAAACTAAATAACCTAGTGATAGACCCACTAGTACTCCAACTAAAACATCTGAAATAAAATGTACACCTAGATAAATACGGGAGTATCCAATAAGGCAAGCGAATAATAAAATTGTCCATACGTAGATACGACTTCGAAAAATAAGTGCTGTGATTGTTGCAAATCCGAAAGCATTAGTGGTATGACCAGAAATAAAACCATAAGTCCCTGCCCCCAAATATCCAAAAACTGTATTTACACATTCTTTAAAATCAGGATGGTATGTAGGGCGTAAACGATGAAAAATTGGTTTAAAAAGGCTAGAGGAAATCCATTCGCACAAAAAGAATACCAATGCAACCGATAAGATTACTAGTAAGGCTTCCTTGTAATTTTTTTTATGTAAAAAGATCCATAAACAACTAATGTAGATACAAGCTTCTAGCCATGAATTGGAGCACAGCCAAAAGAAATAATCCCCAAGAGCATATCTTCCATTTAGGAGATGGAAAATATTCTTTTCCCATTGACTCTCTTGTTCAAGTAAGTGACAAAGTTTTTCAATCATTATCATTCAATAAAAGTTCCAGAATAGTTGTAGCAGCTAATGTTATCGGTGTACCTGGCCCAAAAATAGCAATTACGCCTGCCTTATATAAAAAATCGTAATCTTGTACAGGTATTACGCCTCCTGCAACTACAAAAATATCTTCTCTACCTAATTTTTTTAGTTCTTCAATCACTTGAGGTATCAAGGTTTTATGACCAGCAGCCAAAGAAGATATACCTAATACATGTACATCATTTTCTACAGCTTGACGGGCAGCCTCTTCGGGAGTTTGAAATAACGGTCCCATATCTACATCAAAACCACAGTCAGCATAACCAGTTGCTACTACTTTAGCTCCGCGATCGTGACCATCTTGACCCATTTTTGCAATCATAATACGTGGTTGACGACCTTCTTTTTTAGCAAATTTAGATACTAATTCTTGGGCTTTTAGGAAAGTAGAATTTTCTTTTGTTTCCGATGAATACACACCAGAAATGGTTCTAATTATTGCTTTATATCTTCCACAGACTTTTTCGCAGGCATATGATATTTCTCCTAAAGTTGCACAAACACTTGCTGCTTGAACAGATAGATCTAACAAATTCCCTTTTCC of the Candidatus Azobacteroides pseudotrichonymphae genomovar. CFP2 genome contains:
- a CDS encoding phosphatase PAP2 family protein, whose protein sequence is MIMIEKLCHLLEQESQWEKNIFHLLNGRYALGDYFFWLCSNSWLEACIYISCLWIFLHKKNYKEALLVILSVALVFFLCEWISSSLFKPIFHRLRPTYHPDFKECVNTVFGYLGAGTYGFISGHTTNAFGFATITALIFRSRIYVWTILLFACLIGYSRIYLGVHFISDVLVGVLVGLSLGYLVYKLYKSCQIYFLKKNHITISFNRNKTS
- the deoC gene encoding deoxyribose-phosphate aldolase; protein product: MKEIFKKFDMALCRGDINRKTAEIIMNWEKNDTPEIWRLLYSCIDVTSLNTGDSDENIWAMVEKVNEFDNIYSDMNNVSSICVYPNFVKTVKEMLRTNVKITSVAGGFPSSQTFMEIKIAEISLAIADGADELDVVMNCSKFFERNFQEVYEEIAEIKNVCGDTRLKIILETGLLKEFSDIRKAAILSMCAGADFIKTSTGKIYAGAKPESVYVMCEAIKEYYEQYHKKVGLKVSGGICTTQEAVKYYTLVKEILGMEYLTPEYFRIGSSSLSDNILQILQEVD